A window of the Brumimicrobium sp. genome harbors these coding sequences:
- the pdxH gene encoding pyridoxamine 5'-phosphate oxidase: MEEFLESLRNDHSDFDKGSLEDQVKKVNPIVLFKRWLNEAVENKCEEPNAMAISTVDMNGMPSSRYVYLKEMDDNGLVFYTNYDSHKGHDLTKNPHISVLFFWREMSRQIRVQGIVEKVPTELSDEYFNSRPRESQIGAWASQQSEIILDRKTLEDKVIQLTKEFEGKEVPRPEYWGGYYIKPIYFEFWQGRESRLHDRICFEKKHIEDIQWNVYRRNP, from the coding sequence ATGGAAGAATTTTTAGAGTCTTTACGTAACGATCATTCTGATTTTGACAAGGGTTCGCTAGAGGATCAAGTCAAAAAGGTGAATCCTATTGTTTTATTTAAACGTTGGTTGAATGAGGCAGTAGAAAATAAATGTGAAGAACCTAATGCGATGGCTATTAGTACTGTTGATATGAATGGTATGCCATCTTCTCGATATGTTTATTTAAAAGAAATGGATGACAATGGATTGGTTTTCTATACCAATTATGATAGTCATAAAGGTCATGACTTAACTAAAAACCCACATATTTCTGTACTTTTCTTTTGGAGGGAAATGAGTCGTCAGATTCGTGTGCAAGGAATTGTAGAGAAAGTACCTACTGAATTATCTGATGAATATTTTAATTCACGTCCGAGAGAGAGTCAAATTGGTGCTTGGGCTTCTCAACAAAGTGAGATTATTTTGGATAGAAAGACACTGGAAGATAAAGTAATTCAACTTACAAAAGAATTTGAGGGGAAAGAAGTTCCGCGACCTGAATATTGGGGTGGATATTATATAAAACCAATTTATTTTGAATTCTGGCAGGGTAGAGAAAGTCGTTTACACGATAGAATTTGCTTTGAAAAGAAGCATATAGAAGATATACAATGGAATGTTTACAGAAGAAATCCATAG
- a CDS encoding insulinase family protein codes for MTESEIYQLDNGMRVVYKHDSSIVAHLGVMMKAGSKYERENEYGLAHFLEHSFFKGTTHRKTFHVLSRLDSVGGELNAYTTKEEICVYGSFTDNHFVRAVELLSDILFNSVFPIKEIEKEKAVIIDEINSYLDSPSEKIFDDFEMYLYPNHPLGHNILGSVESVESFTKDDLHNYLERFLFPDNMVISFVGNLKLDFVLKQLNHFFGAFKKKSSLPKIGLPNDSKPFHIELAESNYQSHIMLGGKAPSYFDPDRTAFALITNVLGGPALNSRLVLGIREKYGYTYNIESSYNAFEETGYWNVYAGTDPKYQKKTIQLIEKEIALFMNEVFSDTQLKKVKEQIKGQLALSMDNNVNVMLNLAKNLLVYNQLDTLSDTYQKIDSISGKDIQRVSQIYFPKEKQSDLIFTVED; via the coding sequence ATGACGGAATCAGAAATATATCAATTGGATAATGGCATGAGGGTCGTGTATAAACATGACTCTTCCATAGTAGCTCATTTAGGAGTGATGATGAAAGCTGGTTCCAAATATGAAAGGGAGAACGAATACGGATTAGCTCATTTTCTAGAACATAGTTTCTTTAAAGGAACTACGCATCGCAAAACTTTCCATGTGTTGTCGCGATTAGACTCAGTAGGTGGGGAATTGAACGCTTATACAACCAAAGAAGAAATTTGTGTTTATGGTTCTTTTACGGACAATCATTTTGTACGTGCGGTTGAGCTATTATCTGATATATTATTTAATTCCGTTTTCCCTATTAAGGAAATTGAAAAAGAGAAAGCAGTTATTATAGATGAAATCAATTCTTATTTAGATTCCCCTTCGGAGAAAATATTTGATGATTTTGAAATGTATCTCTATCCCAACCATCCGTTAGGTCATAATATTTTAGGTTCGGTGGAATCGGTAGAATCTTTTACAAAAGACGATTTACATAACTATTTAGAAAGATTCCTTTTTCCTGATAATATGGTTATTTCTTTTGTGGGAAATTTAAAATTAGATTTTGTTCTTAAACAATTGAATCATTTTTTTGGTGCTTTTAAGAAGAAATCTTCACTCCCCAAAATTGGCTTACCTAACGATAGCAAACCTTTTCATATTGAATTAGCCGAGAGTAATTATCAATCACATATCATGTTGGGAGGAAAAGCTCCAAGTTATTTTGATCCCGATAGAACTGCTTTTGCATTGATAACAAATGTGTTGGGAGGACCAGCTTTAAATTCTAGATTAGTACTGGGAATTCGAGAGAAATATGGATACACATACAATATAGAATCTAGCTACAATGCCTTTGAAGAAACTGGATATTGGAATGTTTACGCTGGAACAGATCCTAAATATCAAAAGAAAACTATACAATTAATAGAGAAGGAAATAGCTCTCTTCATGAATGAAGTTTTTTCAGACACACAATTAAAGAAGGTAAAAGAGCAAATTAAAGGGCAACTGGCTTTGAGTATGGATAATAATGTCAATGTGATGCTCAATTTAGCTAAAAATCTATTAGTGTATAACCAGTTAGATACTTTGTCCGATACTTACCAAAAAATAGATAGTATATCAGGGAAGGATATCCAACGTGTTTCACAAATTTACTTTCCCAAAGAAAAACAATCGGATTTGATCTTTACTGTAGAAGATTAG
- a CDS encoding potassium/proton antiporter — translation MILTSENILLIGSILLFASIMLGKRAYQYGVPVLILFLSIGMLAGQDGLLKIQFNDPNIAQFIGVISLNFILFSGGLDTNWPSVKPIWKQGVVLSTLGVLLTAITLGLFINFLIEDFTLYESLLLGSIVSSTDAAAVFSILRSKSIALRENLRPTLEFESGSNDPMAYVLTISFLTLVTHPDQGILSIIPLFLTQMVIGGIAGFAFGKLSKLIINRIEIGLEGLYPVLVIALMFITFSATDFIGGNGFLAIYICGIFLGNSNLVYKKTILQVFDGIAWLMQIVLFLTLGLLVTPSNLIPYLGVGLIISVFLILVARPLSVFLSLIPFKMRIQRRFYISWVGLRGAVPIVFATYPLIAGVEKAPIIFNIVFFISVTSVLFQGTTIGVFAKWLRVVKEDGVKEINELDRLMANSPKSIMQEFFVENHRECIGKKAVEIGFPEDAIITMIKRKDSYINPDIHTIIEPYDVIVVLSDNLEGFDEVKERMKSNVINY, via the coding sequence ATGATTTTAACAAGTGAAAATATCTTATTAATTGGTTCTATTTTGCTTTTTGCAAGTATTATGCTAGGCAAGCGAGCTTATCAATATGGCGTTCCAGTTTTAATCTTGTTCTTATCAATCGGTATGTTAGCGGGTCAGGATGGCTTATTGAAGATTCAATTCAATGACCCCAATATTGCACAATTTATAGGAGTAATCTCTTTAAATTTCATCCTATTCTCTGGGGGACTAGATACCAATTGGCCTTCCGTAAAACCCATTTGGAAACAAGGTGTAGTGCTATCTACTTTAGGCGTTTTACTTACTGCAATAACTCTAGGACTTTTCATTAACTTCTTAATTGAAGATTTTACACTTTATGAGAGTTTATTATTAGGTTCCATTGTTTCTTCTACCGATGCTGCCGCAGTCTTTTCTATTCTACGTTCTAAGAGTATTGCACTTCGAGAAAATCTCAGACCCACTCTTGAGTTTGAAAGTGGAAGTAACGACCCTATGGCTTATGTCTTAACCATTTCCTTTCTAACGCTTGTTACTCATCCAGACCAAGGTATCTTATCAATTATACCATTATTTCTAACTCAAATGGTTATTGGTGGTATTGCTGGATTTGCTTTTGGAAAACTTAGTAAATTAATTATTAATCGTATAGAAATAGGCTTAGAAGGATTGTATCCTGTTTTGGTTATTGCTCTCATGTTTATTACTTTTTCAGCTACTGATTTTATAGGAGGTAATGGATTCCTTGCTATATACATTTGTGGTATTTTTCTTGGAAATTCAAATCTTGTGTACAAAAAGACCATCCTTCAAGTTTTTGATGGAATTGCATGGTTAATGCAGATAGTGCTCTTTTTAACGTTAGGATTACTAGTTACCCCATCCAATTTAATTCCTTATCTCGGCGTTGGATTGATTATTTCTGTATTCTTAATCTTAGTTGCCCGTCCCCTTTCTGTTTTCCTCAGTTTGATTCCCTTTAAAATGAGAATACAACGAAGGTTTTATATCTCTTGGGTCGGATTAAGAGGAGCTGTTCCTATTGTATTTGCTACTTATCCTCTCATTGCTGGGGTAGAAAAGGCTCCAATTATTTTCAATATTGTATTTTTTATTTCGGTAACTTCTGTATTATTTCAGGGAACAACCATTGGAGTTTTTGCTAAATGGTTACGTGTAGTAAAAGAAGATGGTGTAAAAGAAATTAATGAACTTGATCGTTTAATGGCAAATTCTCCAAAATCAATTATGCAAGAATTTTTTGTAGAAAATCACCGAGAATGTATTGGTAAAAAAGCCGTAGAAATTGGATTTCCAGAAGATGCTATTATTACAATGATTAAACGCAAGGATTCCTATATAAATCCGGATATTCACACGATAATAGAGCCCTACGATGTTATTGTTGTGCTATCAGATAATCTAGAAGGATTTGATGAAGTCAAAGAACGTATGAAATCTAACGTTATTAACTACTAA
- a CDS encoding bifunctional 3,4-dihydroxy-2-butanone-4-phosphate synthase/GTP cyclohydrolase II: MEDRKLNTIEEAIADIKAGKVIIVVDDEGRENEGDFVTAAENVTPEIINFMATHGRGLICAPLTQERCDELDLQPMVKNNTVLHHTAFTVSVDLIGNGCTTGISAHDRAKTIAALVNENTSAHELGRPGHIFPLAAKKGGVLRRAGHTEASIDLARLSGMKPAGILVEILNEDGSMARLPQLFKIADKFDLKIISIEDLIKYRLTKETLVERQVKVHLPTEWGDFDMIAYTDKNTGEEHLALIKGEWEKDEPILVRVHSSCITGDIFGSCRCDCGPQLHKSMQMVQEAGKGVIIYMNQEGRGIGMMNKLKAYKLQEEGYDTVEANEKLGFKPDQRDYGIGAQILRDLGVTKMRLMSNNPKKRTGLVGYGLEVVENVPIEIESNEYNQFYLETKRDKMGHTIRVEHHHDKK; the protein is encoded by the coding sequence ATGGAAGATCGTAAACTCAATACAATCGAAGAAGCCATCGCCGATATAAAAGCCGGAAAAGTTATTATAGTTGTGGATGACGAAGGGAGAGAAAATGAAGGAGACTTTGTAACTGCTGCCGAAAATGTGACACCTGAAATCATTAATTTCATGGCAACGCACGGGAGAGGTCTTATTTGTGCACCACTAACACAAGAGCGTTGTGATGAATTAGACTTACAGCCAATGGTCAAAAACAATACTGTTTTGCACCATACTGCTTTCACCGTTTCAGTTGATTTAATAGGAAATGGCTGTACTACTGGTATATCTGCACATGATAGAGCTAAAACAATTGCAGCTTTAGTAAATGAAAACACCTCTGCCCATGAATTAGGAAGGCCAGGACACATTTTCCCTTTAGCAGCTAAAAAAGGTGGCGTGTTGAGAAGAGCTGGACATACAGAAGCTTCTATTGATTTAGCCCGTCTTTCAGGAATGAAACCCGCAGGAATATTAGTAGAAATACTTAATGAAGACGGAAGTATGGCACGTTTACCCCAGTTATTTAAAATTGCTGATAAGTTTGATTTAAAAATCATCAGTATTGAAGATTTAATCAAATATAGATTAACAAAAGAAACTTTAGTAGAGCGCCAGGTAAAAGTGCATCTTCCTACCGAATGGGGAGACTTCGATATGATTGCTTATACAGATAAAAATACGGGAGAAGAACACCTGGCTCTTATCAAAGGTGAATGGGAAAAAGACGAACCAATTCTAGTACGCGTTCATAGTTCCTGCATAACTGGAGATATCTTTGGCTCATGTCGTTGTGATTGTGGACCTCAACTCCACAAATCAATGCAAATGGTACAAGAAGCTGGAAAAGGAGTTATTATCTATATGAATCAAGAAGGTCGTGGAATTGGTATGATGAATAAGTTAAAGGCCTATAAATTACAAGAAGAGGGCTATGATACTGTTGAGGCAAATGAAAAGTTAGGGTTTAAACCAGATCAACGAGACTATGGTATCGGAGCTCAAATCCTTAGAGATCTAGGCGTTACCAAAATGAGATTAATGTCTAATAATCCCAAGAAAAGGACAGGTTTAGTTGGTTATGGATTAGAAGTAGTAGAAAATGTTCCTATTGAAATTGAGAGTAATGAATACAATCAGTTCTATTTAGAAACTAAACGTGATAAAATGGGACATACTATAAGAGTCGAACATCATCACGACAAAAAATAA